A region from the Kineothrix sp. IPX-CK genome encodes:
- a CDS encoding formate--tetrahydrofolate ligase gives MKTDIQIAQEAVMKPIAEVAAGLHIDAEELELYGKYKAKISDEYLEKIKGNPDGKLILVTAINPTPAGEGKTTTSVGLGQAFGKLGEKAIIALREPSLGPCFGVKGGAAGGGYAQVVPMEDLNLHFTGDFHAITSANNLLAAMLDNHIQQGNELGIDTRQVVWKRCLDMNDRVLRNIVVGLGSKADGTVREDHFVITVASEIMAVLCLASDMEDLKARLGRMVVAYNFSGEPVTAEALQATGAMAALLKDALKPNLIQTLEHTPALIHGGPFANIAHGCNSVRATRAALKMADYVITEAGFGADLGAEKFFDIKCRMAGLKPDAVVLVATVRALKYNGGVAKADLNGENLAALEKGVINLEKHIENLQKYGVPVVVTLNSFITDTQAEISYVKRFCEERDCEFAISEVWEKGGEGGVALAKKVIETLRTKESNFKVLYEDELPLEGKIEAVAREIYGAKDVSYSPAAVKQLEKLGQLGFGKFPVCMAKTQYSLSDDPVLLGRPEGFTLNVREVYVSAGAGFVVVLTGAVMTMPGLPCSPAACRIDVTKDGMITGLF, from the coding sequence ATGAAAACTGATATTCAAATAGCGCAGGAGGCCGTTATGAAGCCTATCGCAGAGGTGGCGGCAGGATTACATATCGATGCGGAGGAATTGGAACTATACGGAAAATATAAAGCGAAGATTTCCGACGAATACTTGGAAAAGATAAAGGGCAATCCGGACGGAAAGCTCATACTGGTAACAGCAATTAATCCCACGCCTGCGGGGGAAGGAAAGACTACTACCAGCGTAGGATTAGGTCAGGCCTTTGGAAAGCTGGGTGAAAAGGCGATTATCGCCCTTAGAGAGCCGTCTCTAGGCCCCTGCTTCGGAGTAAAAGGCGGCGCCGCAGGCGGCGGTTATGCGCAGGTAGTTCCCATGGAGGATTTAAATCTTCATTTTACGGGAGATTTTCATGCCATAACTTCTGCGAATAATCTTTTGGCGGCGATGCTGGACAACCATATCCAGCAGGGGAATGAACTTGGCATCGACACGAGACAGGTGGTCTGGAAGAGATGTCTGGATATGAACGACAGAGTACTTAGAAATATAGTAGTGGGCCTTGGAAGCAAGGCGGACGGAACGGTGAGAGAGGATCATTTTGTTATTACGGTGGCTTCGGAAATCATGGCGGTGCTCTGCCTTGCGTCCGATATGGAGGATTTAAAGGCGCGGCTTGGAAGAATGGTGGTTGCTTATAACTTTTCGGGTGAGCCGGTGACGGCGGAGGCTTTGCAAGCCACGGGAGCGATGGCAGCTTTGCTTAAGGATGCCCTAAAGCCTAATCTCATTCAGACGTTGGAACATACACCGGCGCTCATTCACGGAGGACCTTTTGCCAATATCGCTCACGGCTGCAATTCTGTAAGAGCTACGAGAGCGGCGCTCAAGATGGCGGATTATGTTATTACGGAAGCGGGGTTCGGAGCGGATTTAGGAGCCGAGAAGTTCTTTGACATTAAATGTAGAATGGCGGGATTAAAGCCGGATGCGGTCGTGCTGGTTGCGACGGTCCGTGCGCTTAAATACAATGGCGGTGTTGCCAAGGCAGATCTGAACGGAGAAAATCTGGCCGCTTTAGAAAAAGGTGTCATCAATTTGGAAAAGCATATAGAGAATCTGCAAAAATACGGAGTGCCTGTAGTGGTGACCCTGAATTCCTTCATTACGGATACTCAGGCGGAGATTTCTTATGTGAAGAGATTTTGTGAAGAGAGGGACTGCGAATTCGCCATTTCCGAAGTATGGGAAAAGGGCGGTGAGGGCGGTGTCGCTCTTGCGAAAAAGGTAATCGAAACCCTGCGCACGAAGGAAAGTAATTTTAAAGTACTGTATGAGGACGAGCTGCCCCTTGAAGGGAAAATCGAAGCAGTGGCAAGGGAGATATACGGTGCGAAGGATGTGAGTTATTCTCCTGCTGCGGTAAAGCAGTTAGAAAAGCTGGGACAGTTGGGTTTCGGAAAGTTTCCGGTATGTATGGCTAAGACCCAGTATTCCTTATCGGACGATCCGGTTCTTCTTGGAAGGCCGGAGGGCTTCACGCTGAATGTGCGTGAGGTCTATGTATCGGCGGGAGCCGGATTCGTGGTAGTACTTACCGGAGCGGTAATGACGATGCCGGGACTGCCGTGTTCACCTGCGGCCTGCCGCATCGATGTGACGAAGGATGGAATGATTACGGGATTGTTCTAA